One window of the Falco biarmicus isolate bFalBia1 chromosome 2, bFalBia1.pri, whole genome shotgun sequence genome contains the following:
- the SMIM11 gene encoding small integral membrane protein 11 isoform X2 — MVAFNWKALENFPLLMYILAAKTLILCLAFAGVKMYQSKKIEEKLKREREEKQKTEAEKKYD; from the coding sequence gctTTGGAGAATTTCCCATTGCTGATGTACATTTTGGCAGCTAAAACATTGATTCTTTGCTTAGCCTTTGCTGGAGTAAAAATGTACCAGAgcaaaaaaattgaagaaaaactgaagagggAACgtgaagagaagcagaaaacagaagcagagaagaagtATGATTGA